The genomic window TTTGTTCCCCCTTATTTTCCATGGTAGCACGTGGTACTCTATTTATCAAAATATGATGCATGATGGGATAAGAAATATGACAACGTTTTCTTCAAGGCGAAACTCGAAAAAAATACTTCCCGATTTTTCCTTACTCCGGAACTTCTCTCTGTTAATTTCCATTTTAAGAAAAGATTGATCAATAATAGATACTGTGACAGACTTACTTAATAAGTAAATATGAAGAATCAATACCGTATTTACTTTGCTGAAGATGATAAAATGTTGGCTGATCCAATATAAACACTTCAGGAAGAAAATATTAGTGATAGTATTCTTCACTTATCTTCTTAATATAGTTTAAATACTCTTCTGTTAAAGCAGGTTCACCATTTTCTATGGTTACTTGATTATAGAGTTTATAGAACTCATATGGCCTGTAAAAATTTTCCAGCATTTCTTTTTTATACCCACCCTTAACAATTTGATTTGCCATATAAAAACCAATAGGGTGACCATTGTACTTAACAATTTCTTCTATCTTGTTCACGAACGTATCTTCAGGAATCCCCTTTTGAGAATATTCAAGAATCAGTTCCTGTAACTTAATTAAATCATTTGCGGCGTTATTATACATGTCTTCCCAATATTGAGCCTCTTCCTGAGTGCGTCCCGTGCTGAGAAAATACTTTTTATAACCATTTTCTTTATCAATTAAGTCTGCAATTCCTTCATTTTGAATCATATCTGTGTAGTAGTTTAGTGCATTTTTGTGATTAAAATCATTGTTCTCATAATAGCCACGATAGTTATGAAAAAATTCATGTGCCAAATAATTGATTCTTTCCTCTTCTGTGTATTTATAAAATGAATTGAAATCCATATAAATACCATTACCCCTCACTTGAGCATCATCTTCCTGACAAAGAAAATACAAAGGTTTAAATTCTAATGAGGAATCAATTGAAACTCCTAAAAAAGAACTCAATTTTGATTTTGCCTTAGTAATCATATTGTCAAAATCATAGTTCTCTCTAAAAGATTGTATTTGAGAAAGGTTATCCTTCATTTCCATAAAGTTAATTAAAGTATGTTTTTTCAACCATTGATGATCATCATCACGCTTCATTTCATCTTCTGTGATATTTAAAATACGATCCTT from Spirochaeta cellobiosiphila DSM 17781 includes these protein-coding regions:
- a CDS encoding DUF5700 domain-containing putative Zn-dependent protease; its protein translation is MKVRTIVVLLFALGLSSSLNAQKVDFSSVDEFFIIASEMMEGKEISPQQWAIFDSTGGYKEYAYRPDQVRIGIIRTSLQLSFEENKNLALKDRILNITEDEMKRDDDHQWLKKHTLINFMEMKDNLSQIQSFRENYDFDNMITKAKSKLSSFLGVSIDSSLEFKPLYFLCQEDDAQVRGNGIYMDFNSFYKYTEEERINYLAHEFFHNYRGYYENNDFNHKNALNYYTDMIQNEGIADLIDKENGYKKYFLSTGRTQEEAQYWEDMYNNAANDLIKLQELILEYSQKGIPEDTFVNKIEEIVKYNGHPIGFYMANQIVKGGYKKEMLENFYRPYEFYKLYNQVTIENGEPALTEEYLNYIKKISEEYYH